TGATGAAAATAATCTGCCGGTTGTAAAAATCGTTGATGACGGCAATGGTGGCGGGATTATACTCGAACAAGGAAAAATTAAGAACGACCAACCCTTGCCGTCGGGACAAGGCATTCAATACGGCAAGATTGATCCGAATGCGCCACAGCCAAAGAGCATTGAAGAAATGATGAATTTCTGGACAGAAAATCTTGAACAGCCGACGGATTTTATTAATTTTCAAAAATAACGCGCCAGTCATCGCGTTGCATAAAAGCCAATCGTTAAATTGGCTTTTATGTTTTTTGGTGTTAAAATTGAAGTAATAAATGCGGCGCGTCCCGCTTTGCGGGACACGAAATTTGGCGGCGGCGGAAAGCGAGCGCCGGGCAAAAATTCCCTGCCTGCCGCCCTGCCTGCCGGCAGGCAGGCTTCCCCCAACTTTTACTTCGTAAAAGCCCGGGGCATTTTTTAACGGCTTCGCAGAGCTTCGCCTAAAACGCCCATTAAAAACAATCAATTGTTTTTAATCCTTCCTTTTTGCCCGCCCGAGCGTTCAGTTTCGGTTCTGTAGCGCGAAGTGCGGCAAGCAAGGCAAGCAATCAGTTTCGTTCAAAATAGGTTCGAATTTGGTCAAATAAATGCGCCACAAAAAAATAGCAGGAATTTTAGAATTTCTGTTTTTTGTTGCATAAGATACTGTTTTAGAGTAATCTAAAAGTATGAAATCACTCCTAAAAAAACTCATCCCCAAACCCATTATCCAGTCATATCACTATATTTTGGCTCAACTGGCGGTTTTTTATTATCATCATCCTTCCCGCAAAATGATAGTTATTGGAGTCACTGGCACAAAGGGCAAATCAACAACAAGTTATCTCGCCGCCAAAATACTGGAGGGCGCTGGTTTTAAAGTCGGGCTTTCCTCAACCATCATGTTCAAGGTCGGAAAGCGCGAATGGCTCAACGACAAAAAAATGACCATGATCGGCCGGTTTGCTTTGCAAAGATTGTTGAGTCAGATGACTAAGGCTGGCTGTCAATACGCAGTAGTTGAAACTTCATCCGAGGGCATTGCCCAGTATCGGCATCTGGGCATTGATTATGATGTCTTGGTTTTTACCGGGCTCGCGCCAGAGCATATTGAAGCACATGGTAGTTTTGAGAATTATAAGGGAATTAAATTAAGTATTTTCAAAGATTTGGAAAGTCGTGGTAAGAAGATAGTCAAATTTAAAAACAATGATTCCTCAAATTCCTCAAATAATTGCTCGAGCATCTCAAATATTGTTAAAAGGGTCATTATTGCTAATGGCGAGAGTGAGTATGCCAAAGATTTTCTAAATTTCAATGTCGATGAGAAATTCACATTTCAAGCATCAAGCGTCAAGCATCAAGCATCAATCTTTCAAGTTAGTAGTTTAAACGCGGATAGTCAAGGAATCAGTTTTAAAATAAATAATACGCAGTTCAACTCAAGCATCCTTGGTCAATTCAACATAATGAACTCCCTCGCCGCTATCAACGTCGGTTTGAGCCAAAATATTGGACTCGAAAAAATAAAACAGGCCTTAGAAAAAATCACTACTGTCCCGGGCAGAATGGAAGTTGTCTATAATAAAAACTTCAAAGTCATTGTTGATTATGCCCATGAGCCCCACTCAATGGAAAATGTTTATAAAGAAGTTGCTTCCTGGCCACACAATAAAATCATCGCTGTTTTTGGCGGAACCGGCGGCGGCCGCGACAAATGGCGCCGCCCCAAAATGGGCGAGTTGGCCGCCAAATATTGCGATATAATAATCCTCACAACTGATGACCCATATCAAGATGATCCAGCTCAGATAATTCAAGAAATAGAAAAGGGAATAATAAATAATAAATCAATAAATAATAAATTATATAAAATCGTCGATAGGAAACAAGCCATCAAAAAAGCCATTGACTTAGCCCAAGCAGGTGATATAATACTAGTGTTAGGCAAGGGTTGTGAGCAAAAAATGGCTTTAGCTAATGGCAAATATATTGATTGGGATGACCGCAAGATTGTAAAAGACATTATTGATGAATTTTAGCTCATGAAAATCTATGACTGACTCAAGAATAAAAAATTCATTTGTCCTCTTTTTTCTCTTTCTCGGCTTCCTCTCCATCGTCCTGCAAATCTTTTTCATGCGCGAGCTTTTAACGCTTACCGGCGGTAACGAAATTATTATCGGGATTATCATTTTTTGGTGGTTTTTGTTTGCTGGTATTGGAAGTCTTGTTAAATTCAAAACCCAACAAATAAATAAACTACTCTTTTTTATTATTACATCCTATTTTATTTTGGGATGTTTTTTGTTGGTTGATTTTTTTCTTATTAAATTTATCCCTTCTCGTTTACATTTTGCTGGTGAGTTGATCCCTCTTTCTTGGGCCATGCTTTCTTTGCCAATTATACTCTTCCCGATTTGCTTTTTACTTGGGTTAGAGTTTCGGCTCGGCAGTCAACTTTTTTCTTTAAAATTTGGATCAAAAGCAAGTGGCGCGACTACTAATAAAGCTCATCTGTTTGAAAGTGCTGGGTTTGTTGTTGGCGGATTGGCTTTTAGTTTTTTCTTGGTTCACTTTTTAAACACCCAGTTTATTGGTCTTATCTTGGCTTGTTTGGCTTTATTGAGCCTAACTTTGTATTTTGTTCTGTTTAGGAATATCAATTTCAAAAAAATTCTCATGGCATCACTTTTGATGCTTGCTGCAACAATCGTTATTATTCCAAAAACTTCATTTAATAAATTAAATCGTCAAACACTAAAGTGGCAGTATAAAAATCAGGAAATTGTTAAATCAGTCAATTCTCGTTATGGGAATATTGTTATTACTAAAATGGATGAACAATATAATTTTTATATTGACGGTTATTTTTTAGGACCTACAGAAAATATTAAAGAGACCGAAGAGATTACAATCATTCCGTTGTTGTCTCAAAAAAAATCGAGTAACATTCTGATTATTGGCGAGGGGTGGAATGGGCTGATTCAAGAAATTTTAAAGATTGATAAGGTGGAAAATATTACTTATTTAGAAATAGATAAAGTTTTGGTTGAGAATCTAAAAAATTATCTTCCAGAAATCCAGTCAATTTTAGATAATCCAAAAGTCAATCTTGTTACTCAAGATGTCATTACTTTTCTTAAGGCCAATGATGCAAAGTATGACGTAATTATCCTGTCCCAACCGCCGCCAATGAACTTTTTATTTAACCGGTTTTACACTCAGAATTTTTTTACTTTAATTAAAGACGACTTGAAACCGACTGGCGTGTTTGCCTTTGGCTTGCCGGGCTTGGCAGAAAATATGAGCAATCCTCACGAACAACAGTTTTTAGGCTCAGTTCACAAAACATTAAATAAGGAATTTGATTTTGTTAAGGTCTTGCCTGCTGATAAGATGCTTTTTTTGGCGAGTGACCAAAAAATAAAAACCGTCGAACTGGTTGCGGAATTCAATAAACTTAATCTTAATACTAGTTTTGTCACGATTCCTTATATTAAATATCTTTTTGAAGATGAAAGAACCCAAACAATTAATAAGGTTTTAACCAAAAGTGATACTTTTTTAAATAAGGATCTACAACCTTTTGCCTTTTTGGCTTATACAAAATTTTGGTCCCAAATTTATAGCTCAAAAATCGCCCGGGCAATTGATTTGCTGTTTAACAATAGAATAATCATTATCAGTATATTAAGTTTGGCAATTATTTTGCTCTTGATTCTCTCTTCTAAAAAAAATCGCAAGAATTCTTATTTATTTTTTTCAATTATTTTTGCTTCAGCCACCTTGATGGTTTTAGAAATAACAATAATTTTATTGTGGCAGGTGTTATTCGGTTACATATATAGTCAAATAGCTTTAATTTTGACA
The sequence above is a segment of the Patescibacteria group bacterium genome. Coding sequences within it:
- a CDS encoding UDP-N-acetylmuramoyl-L-alanyl-D-glutamate--2,6-diaminopimelate ligase → MKSLLKKLIPKPIIQSYHYILAQLAVFYYHHPSRKMIVIGVTGTKGKSTTSYLAAKILEGAGFKVGLSSTIMFKVGKREWLNDKKMTMIGRFALQRLLSQMTKAGCQYAVVETSSEGIAQYRHLGIDYDVLVFTGLAPEHIEAHGSFENYKGIKLSIFKDLESRGKKIVKFKNNDSSNSSNNCSSISNIVKRVIIANGESEYAKDFLNFNVDEKFTFQASSVKHQASIFQVSSLNADSQGISFKINNTQFNSSILGQFNIMNSLAAINVGLSQNIGLEKIKQALEKITTVPGRMEVVYNKNFKVIVDYAHEPHSMENVYKEVASWPHNKIIAVFGGTGGGRDKWRRPKMGELAAKYCDIIILTTDDPYQDDPAQIIQEIEKGIINNKSINNKLYKIVDRKQAIKKAIDLAQAGDIILVLGKGCEQKMALANGKYIDWDDRKIVKDIIDEF